Proteins encoded in a region of the Bos mutus isolate GX-2022 unplaced genomic scaffold, NWIPB_WYAK_1.1 CTG733, whole genome shotgun sequence genome:
- the LOC102269969 gene encoding LOW QUALITY PROTEIN: UL16-binding protein 3 (The sequence of the model RefSeq protein was modified relative to this genomic sequence to represent the inferred CDS: inserted 2 bases in 1 codon): MGGFKTSLGFLVLLPIVLFSGTSSDAHSLSYNVTIDPQPRDGQPWCEVQGEVDQKVFLSYDCGRAKIKYMSPLGEEVKSMNAWETQTDTLRDIGDLLKEQMPDVTPEKHIDEGPLTLQARMTCWREDNGHTSASWEFGFNGQLCLLFDSENGHWTMVHSKGRWMKEKWENDRAVMEFFKKVSMGDCQRWYQDFLLRWEKMLKTAASPTTGPSTMQPMAPDSSYIAWIATGVLASLVIIIVLAYIHYKNRRRCSQEXRDRCLSPALHFRSRTSDPMNPESVFRLQ; the protein is encoded by the exons ATGGGTGGCTTCAAGACCAGTCTTGGTTTCCTCGTTTTGCTTCCAATTGTTTTGTTCAGCGGAACGTCCAGCG ACGCTCATTCTCTTTCCTATAATGTCACCATCGATCCTCAGCCCAGAGATGGTCAGCCATGGTGTGAGGTTCAAGGAGAAGTTGATCAAAAGGTCTTTCTCTCCTATGACTGTGGTAGAGCTAAGATCAAGTACATGAGTCCATTGGGAGAGGAAGTGAAAAGTATGAACGCTTGGGAAACACAGACTGACACACTCAGAGACATTGGAGACTTGCTCAAGGAGCAGATGCCTGACGTTACACCGGAGAAACACATAGACGAGG GCCCTCTGACCCTGCAGGCCAGGATGACATGCTGGCGTGAAGACAACGGACACACCAGTGCATCCTGGGAGTTTGGCTTCAATGGACAACTGTGCCTCCTCTTTGATTCGGAGAATGGACACTGGACAATGGTTCATTCTAAAGGGAGGTGGATGAAAGAGAAGTGGGAGAATGACAGAGCTGTGATGGAGTTCTTCAAGAAGGTCTCCATGGGAGACTGTCAGCGCTGGTATCAGGATTTCTTGCTGCGCTGGGAGAAAATGTTGAAGACCGCGG CATCACCGACCACGGGACCCTCTACAATGCAGCCCATGGCCCCAGACAGCAGTTACATCGCCTGGATCGCCACCGGGGTTCTCGCCAGTTTAGTCATAATCATCGTTTTAGCCTATATCCATTACAAGAACAG GCGACGGTGCTCCCAGGA GCGCGACAGGTGCCTCTCTCCTGCTCTTCACTTTAGATCCAGGACATCAGACCCCATGAATCCTGAGTCTGTTTTCCGGTTACAGTGA